Proteins from a single region of Corylus avellana chromosome ca11, CavTom2PMs-1.0:
- the LOC132165716 gene encoding protein PLASTID MOVEMENT IMPAIRED 1-RELATED 1-like (The sequence of the model RefSeq protein was modified relative to this genomic sequence to represent the inferred CDS: added 73 bases not found in genome assembly): MLSKVEAGKKISEDSGNAKLLNEIEAISKALYVDKNPSRSLISRANTRSKSTGKTHLPDPKSKLKLGEEDSSRKDKKSIWNWRPLRALSHIRNRRFNCRFSLLVHSVEGLPSSFNDVSLCVHWKRRDGVLVTRPSKVFLGITEFEEKLTHTCSVYGSRSGPHHSAKYEAKHFLLYASVYGAPELDLGKHRIDLTRLLPLTLEELEEEKSSGTWTTSFKLSGKAKGAMMNVSFGYLVIGDNPGAPGNPEVLSSRQNSRSMAKAEMKLGQGGGWSRMHRAESLPGITNQLYRAASRSVENIKDLHEVLPISRSELASSVDILYRKFDEDMLDCPVDKPELNAFTEHIEPARPNLNPLSDSGKEIVETECEYDEFSVIEQGIELSSKESLESEEVVVKAANVASVESPDIEVDAGVQVAFEVSTELDPKDEETGRCDNELALHECASNEDDICTKEALMRELESALNNVSELETAALESPEDHENYMEFESDYKTNSKGKSLSLDDDTESIASEFLNMLAIEHNSFGLSSESEAESPRERLLRQFEEEALAGGCSLFDFDVGSGDQAEGDYNAPTGSVWGNLSEGFEFSSVIQDVEKEHQIATQAESSKTRAKILEDLETEALMREWGLNENAFQHSPPKSSDGFGSPINSPPEGPVELPPLGEGLGPFLQTKNGGFVRSMSPSVFSNAKNGGSLIMQVSSPVVIPAEMGSEIMEILQCLASVGIEKLSMQANKLMPLEDITGKTIQQVAWEAAYTLEGSERQPLLQHETVVEQEMFGGQKRVSRRSAEPRSNNSSSVSIGNKMGSEYVSLEDLAPLAMDKIEALSMEGLRIQSGMSDEDAPANISAKSIGDVSALQGKGINISGSVGLEGAAGLQLLDIEDGGDDVDGLMSLSLSLDEWMRLDSGEIDDDDCISERTSKILAAHHANSLDLIRGGSKGERRRGKGSSRKCGLLGNNFTVALMVQLRDPLRNYEPVGAPMLALIQVERVFVPPKPKIYSTVSEVRNSNEDDESESAVVETKHETKEEKTSEEEGIPQFKITEVHVAGLKTEPAKKKLWGTSTQQQSGSRWLVANGMGKNNKHPFMKSKAVAKSAAPATMKVQPGDTLWSISSRVHGTGAKWKDLAALNPHIRNPNIILPNETIRLR, translated from the exons ATGTTGTCGAAAGTTGAAGCTGGGAAGAAGATTAGTGAGGATTCAGGTAATGCGAAGTTGTTGAATGAGATTGAAGCTATAAGCAAAGCCCTATACGTGGATAAAAACCCATCTAGGAGTTTGATTTCTAGGGCCAATACTCGGTCCAAATCAACCGGAAAAACCCACTTACCAGATCCCAAGTCAAAGCTTAAACTTGGTGAGGAGGACTCATCACGCAAGGACAAGAAGTCCATTTGGAATTGGAGGCCATTGAGGGCCCTTTCCCATATCCGAAATCGTAGGTTTAACTGTCGTTTTTCTCTACTAGTCCATTCCGTCGAAGGGTTACCCTCAAGTTTTAATGATGTTAGTCTTTGTGTGCATTGGAAGAGGCGGGATGGGGTCTTGGTCACGCGTCCATCGAAGGTTTTTCTAGGCATCACAGAGTTTGAAGAGAAATTGACTCATACATGCTCTGTTTATGGTAGTAGGAGTGGACCGCACCATTCAGCAAAGTATGAGGCGAAACATTTTTTGCTCTATGCTTCTGTGTATGGTGCGCCGGAACTTGATTTGGGGAAGCATCGGATTGATCTCACAAGGCTGCTGCCCCTGACTTTGGAGGAATTAGAGGAGGAGAAGAGCTCAGGGACGTGGACAACGAGTTTTAAATTGTCAGGAAAGGCTAAAGGTGCTATGATGAATGTTAGTTTTGGGTATTTAGTGATTGGTGATAATCCCGGTGCACCTGGAAATCCTGAGGTGTTGAGTTCAAGGCAGAATAGTCGGAGTATGGCTAAAGCAGAGATGAAACTTGGTCAAGGTGGTGGCTGGAGCAGAATGCACCGTGCTGAAAGTCTTCCTGGCATAACAAACCAACTGTATCGTGCTGCATCACGGTCGGTGGAGAACATAAAAGATCTTCATGAGGTTTTGCCAATATCAAGGTCGGAACTTGCCAGTTCAGTGGATATTCTATATAGAAAATTTGATGAAGACATGTTGGATTGTCCAGTTGATAAGCCTGAACTTAATGCTTTTACTGAACATATTGAACCCGCCAGACCAAATTTGAATCCCTTGTCTGACTCTGGTAAAGAAATTGTTGAAACTGAGTGTGAATATGACGAGTTTTCTGTAATTGAACAGGGCATAGAATTGTCATCAAAGGAGTCTCTGGAATCGGAGGAAGTAGTTGTAAAGGCTGCCAATGTTGCTTCAGTAGAAAGTCCTGACATTGAAGTTGACGCTGGTGTACAGGTAGCATTTGAGGTGAGCACTGAGCTTGATCCCAAGGATGAGGAAACTGGTAGATGTGACAATGAGCTTGCATTACATGAATGTGCTTCAAATGAGGATGACATATGCACCAAAGAAGCACTCATGAGAGAGTTAGAGTCAGCTTTAAATAATGTGTCAGAATTGGAGACAGCAGCACTAGAATCTCCAGAAGACCATGAAAACTACATGGAGTTTGAATCGGATTATAAAACAAATAGTAAAGGAAAGTCACTTAGCTTAGATGATGATACTGAATCCATTGCAAGTGAGTTCTTAAACATGCTGGCAATAGAACATAATTCGTTTGGCTTGAGTTCTGAGAGTGAGGCTGAATCCCCAAGGGAGCGTCTGTTAAGACAATTTGAGGAGGAGGCCCTTGCTGGGGGCTGttctttgtttgattttgatgtaGGCAGTGGGGACCAAGCAGAAGGTGACTACAATGCTCCAACTGGCTCTGTGTGGGGAAACTTGTCTGagggttttgaattttcatCGGTGATTCAAGATGTGGAAAAGGAGCATCAGATAGCAACTCAGGCAGAGAGCAGCAAAACAAGAGCCAAAATACTGGAAGACCTGGAAACAGAAGCCTTAATGCGTGAATGGGGCTTGAATGAGAATGCTTTTCAACATTCTCCACCAAAAAGTTCTGATGGATTTGGAAGCCCAATTAATTCACCTCCTGAAGGGCCAGTTGAATTGCCTCCTCTTGGAGAAGGGTTAGGTCCTTTTCTTCAGACAAAAAATGGAGGTTTTGTTCGGTCTATGAGTCCCTCTGTTTTCAGCAATGCAAAAAACGGTGGGAGCCTGATTATGCAGGTTTCTAGTCCAGTCGTCATACCTGCAGAAATGGGTTCTGAGATAATGGAGATATTGCAGTGTTTGGCCTCAGTGGGAATTGAAAAGCTTTCTATGCAGGCCAATAAGTTGATGCCTTTGGAAGATATCACCGGAAAGACAATACAGCAAGTGGCATGGGAGGCAGCATATACTCTGGAGGGATCTGAGAG GCAACCTTTATTGCAGCATGAAACGGTGGTTGAACAAGAGATGTTTGGTGGGCAAAAGAGAGTTAGCAGGAGGTCAGCCGAACCCAGGTCTAATAACTCTAGTTCTGTCTCAATAGGCAATAAAATGGGGTCGGAATATGTCTCTCTAGAAGATCTTGCACCTTTAGCTATGGATAAGATTGAAGCACTTTCAATGGAAGGGTTGAGAATACAATCCGGGATGTCAGATGAAGATGCACCTGCAAACATCAGTGCAAAGTCAATTGGGGATGTTTCGGCCCTTCAGGGCAAGGGGATTAACATCAGTGGGTCCGTAGGTTTGGAGGGAGCTGCTGGATTGCAATTGTTGGACATAGAAGATGGTGGCGATGATGTTGATGGATTAATGAGCCTCTCATTAAGTCTTGATGAATGGATGAGGTTGGATTCTGGTgaaattgatgatgatgattgtaTCAGTGAACGCACTTCTAAAATCCTTGCTGCCCATCATGCTAACTCATTGGACTTGATCCGTGGAGGTTCGAAGGGAGAGAGAAGACG GATCCACTACGAAATTATGAGCCTGTTGGTGCACCAATGCTTGCTCTTATTCAAGTAGAGAGAGTATTTGTCCCGCCAAAGCCAAAAATATACAGCACAGTTTCAGAAGTAAGGAACAGTAATGAGGACGACGAGTCTGAGTCAGCAGTAGTGGAAACAAAGCAcgaaacaaaagaagagaaaacatcTGAAGAGGAGGGCATTCCTCAGTTTAAAATCACCGAAGTCCATGTTGCCGGTTTGAAGACTGAGCCTGCAAAGAAGAAGCTTTGGGGTACCTCGACCCAGCAGCAATCTGGTTCCCGCTGGTTGGTTGCTAATGGAATGGGGAAGAACAATAAGCATCCCTTTATGAAGTCAAAGGCTGTTGCTAAGTCCGCCGCCCCGGCGACAATGAAGGTGCAACCTGGTGATACCTTGTGGAGCATCTCATCTCGTGTTCATGGTACTGGAGCTAAATGGAAGGATTTGGCAGCATTAAATCCACATATACGAAACCCCAATATTATCTTACCAAATGAAACTATCAGGCTGCGATGA